From the Solanum pennellii chromosome 4, SPENNV200 genome, one window contains:
- the LOC107016841 gene encoding uncharacterized protein LOC107016841, translating into MEALVERYPLIDSAAFLCKTDPTFLEPLDDDEPIADEEMVYEEDDDDVDEANSLMVLPTTVLDGYSPYERLFGKSPRLDHIRVFGCLCFVATFPRGRKFEARANRTVLFGFSSTQNGYKFYDLHAKIVFISRDVVFKEEGFRFKILQPHDEEKSHVEDSSSQPAYPRTEMSSNPVVESPIVDNLEDLQDEPLDMVLLNQYKLPALVQERLPGHARLMLGLKIILFPKSPVLTPSLSMFVMVMYPQVSNLTYMLFSEDVEPQSFNEESQDKLWINAMKQEIQAFEDNNTLKLLTYHLVRKKLVPNGYTR; encoded by the exons ATGGAGGCATTGGTAGAGCGCTATCCATTGATAGATAGTGCAGCCTTTCTGTGCAAGACTGATCCCACCTTCTTGGAGCCTCTGGACGATGATGAGCCCATTGCTGATGAGGAAATGGTTTATGAGGAGGATGACGACGATGTGGATGAGGCAAATTCCTTAATGGT ATTGCCTACAACTGTTCTGGATGGTTATTCTCCTTATGAAAGATTGTTTGGAAAATCTCCTAGATTGGATCACATTAGAGTATTTGGGTGTTTATGTTTTGTTGCTACATTTCCTAGGGGTAGGAAGTTTGAAGCCAGAGCAAACAGAACTGTTCTATTTGGTTTTTCTTCCACACAAAATGGTTATAAGTTTTATGATCTTCATGCAAAGATTGTGTTCATCAGTAGGGATGTTGTTTTCAAAGAAGAAGGATTTCGTTTCAAGATTTTGCAACCTCATGATGAAG AGAAGTCTCATGTTGAAGATTCTTCCTCACAACCTGCATATCCAAGAACTGAAATGTCCAGCAATCCAGTTGTTGAGTCCCCTATAGTTGATAACTTAGAAGACTTACAAGATGAACCCCTGGACATGGTTCTATTGAATCAGTACAAACTACCCGCACTGGTTCAAGAAAGACTACCAGGGCATGCAAGACTCATGCTTGGATTAAAGATTATTTTGTTCCCAAAAAGTCCAGTCCTCACTCCATCACTAAGTATGTTTGTTATGGTAATGTATCCACAGGTTAGCAATCTTACTTACATGCTTTTTTCAGAAGATGTGGAGCCCCAATCTTTTAATGAAGAATCTCAAGACAAGTTGTGGATTAATGCCATGAAGCAAGAAATCCAAGCTTTCGAAGATAACAATACTTTGAAATTGTTGACATACCACCTGGTGAGAAAGAAATTGGTTCCAAATGGGTATACAAGATAA